A DNA window from Candidatus Paceibacterota bacterium contains the following coding sequences:
- the lysS gene encoding lysine--tRNA ligase: MSTIKEIREIRLKKLKAIRNAGFLAYPGTVKRTHACYEALKNFEELSRKNTEIFLTGRMMSSRQHGGLTFVNIKDGSGQIQLLLKKDKVGKKGYQFFLEYFDIGDFIEVRGTLFLTKRNEMTLSIVDYKMISKSLLPLPEKWHGLKDAEDRYRKRYLDILFDPEVKNMIEKRSVFWRSTRDFLIKRKFMEVETPVLETTPGGADAKPFITHYNALDINVYLRISMGELWQKRLMVAGFEKTFEIGRQFRNEGMDAEHLQDYTQMEFYMAYASYKQGMELVEEMYKYIAKKTFGTLKFKIRGFDVDFEKEWERYDYASMISKYTGINIMEASLPEMEKNLKKLNISYEKKGFNRARAMDSLWKFCRKKIAGPGFLINTPIEVSPLAKENEKNPKLVQRFQVIIAGSENGNGYSELNDPIEQAQRFKEQQKLRDMGDEEAQMYDEDFIEALEYGMPPTCGFGFSERLFSFLMDKPARECQIFPLMRPK; encoded by the coding sequence ATGAGCACAATAAAGGAAATTAGAGAGATTAGGTTAAAAAAACTTAAAGCAATTAGAAATGCCGGCTTTTTGGCTTATCCGGGGACTGTTAAAAGAACTCATGCCTGTTATGAGGCATTGAAAAATTTTGAAGAACTTTCAAGGAAAAATACGGAGATTTTTTTAACAGGAAGAATGATGTCCTCAAGACAGCACGGAGGGCTTACTTTTGTTAATATAAAAGACGGGAGTGGACAAATCCAACTTCTTTTAAAAAAGGACAAGGTTGGAAAAAAAGGATATCAGTTTTTCCTTGAGTATTTTGATATCGGGGATTTTATTGAAGTAAGAGGAACTTTATTTCTAACAAAAAGAAACGAAATGACCCTTAGTATAGTTGATTACAAGATGATTTCAAAGTCCCTTCTTCCTCTTCCTGAGAAATGGCATGGATTAAAGGATGCGGAAGACAGATATAGGAAAAGATATCTTGATATTTTATTTGATCCGGAAGTAAAGAATATGATAGAGAAGCGATCTGTTTTTTGGAGATCTACCAGAGATTTTCTTATAAAAAGAAAATTTATGGAAGTAGAAACCCCTGTTTTGGAAACTACCCCAGGAGGAGCGGATGCCAAGCCGTTTATTACTCATTACAATGCTCTTGATATTAATGTCTATTTAAGAATTTCAATGGGAGAGCTTTGGCAAAAAAGATTAATGGTTGCCGGATTTGAAAAGACCTTTGAAATCGGCAGGCAGTTTAGAAATGAAGGAATGGACGCAGAACACTTGCAGGATTATACTCAAATGGAATTCTATATGGCCTATGCCAGTTATAAGCAGGGGATGGAACTTGTAGAAGAAATGTATAAATATATCGCTAAAAAAACATTTGGAACTTTAAAATTTAAAATTCGGGGATTTGATGTTGATTTTGAAAAAGAATGGGAGAGATACGATTATGCTTCAATGATTTCAAAATATACAGGAATAAACATTATGGAAGCCAGTTTGCCGGAAATGGAAAAAAATCTTAAAAAATTAAATATAAGTTACGAAAAAAAGGGATTTAACAGAGCAAGGGCGATGGATAGCTTGTGGAAATTCTGCAGAAAAAAAATAGCAGGTCCCGGATTTTTGATAAACACTCCTATTGAAGTTTCGCCTCTTGCAAAAGAGAATGAAAAGAATCCAAAGTTAGTTCAGCGCTTTCAGGTTATTATTGCCGGGTCGGAAAATGGAAATGGATATTCGGAATTGAACGACCCTATTGAACAGGCGCAAAGGTTTAAGGAACAGCAAAAACTCCGCGATATGGGGGACGAAGAAGCTCAAATGTACGATGAGGATTTTATTGAAGCGCTGGAATACGGAATGCCTCCTACGTGCGGATTTGGGTTTTCGGAAAGGCTTTTTTCTTTCTTAATGGACAAGCCGGCTCGTGAATGCCAAATCTTTCCTCTTATGCGCCCAAAATAG